In one Yoonia rosea genomic region, the following are encoded:
- a CDS encoding DNA polymerase IV yields the protein MPALCRDCLTTFDNESRCPQCRSPRVTRHPELFDLTIAHMDCDAFYASVEKRDNPDLADKPVIIGGGRRGVVSTACYVARIKGVKSAMPMFQALKLCPEAVVVRPNFPAYTEASRAIRAMMDELTPVVEPLSLDEAFMDLTGTERLHHAPPAVMLARLVKRMKDELGLTGSIGLSHNKFLAKVASDLDKPRGFSIIGKAETTAFLRPKSVRLIWGIGPAAQASLEGAGIRTFDDLLRWDRRDLHDRFGGMGERLYSLARGEDGRRISPHSPVKTLSNETTFNEDTGDVDILDGHLWRMAEKVSARAKAQDKAGRVVTLKLKTSDFKLISKRQSLRHPTQIADTIYRTARGLFDQVSGRGPFRLLGVGLSEISPAAEADREGDLLDPGAQKRADAEKAADRIREKFGKDAIIKGRALR from the coding sequence ATGCCAGCACTTTGTCGCGATTGCCTGACCACATTCGACAATGAGTCCCGTTGTCCACAATGCCGCAGTCCAAGGGTGACGCGGCACCCGGAGCTGTTTGACCTGACCATCGCGCATATGGATTGCGATGCTTTTTATGCCTCGGTGGAAAAACGCGACAACCCCGATCTCGCAGATAAACCCGTGATCATCGGTGGCGGGCGACGCGGCGTTGTATCGACCGCCTGCTATGTGGCGCGAATCAAGGGCGTCAAATCTGCCATGCCGATGTTTCAGGCGCTCAAGCTTTGCCCCGAGGCTGTCGTCGTCCGCCCCAACTTTCCCGCCTACACCGAGGCCTCACGCGCCATCCGCGCGATGATGGATGAACTGACACCGGTGGTTGAGCCCTTGTCACTGGATGAAGCATTCATGGACCTTACAGGCACCGAACGCCTGCACCACGCACCCCCTGCGGTCATGCTGGCGCGTCTGGTCAAGCGGATGAAAGACGAACTGGGGCTGACGGGATCAATCGGGCTGTCGCACAACAAATTCCTCGCCAAAGTGGCCTCGGACCTCGACAAACCACGCGGCTTCTCGATTATCGGCAAGGCAGAAACCACCGCATTTCTGCGCCCCAAATCCGTGCGCCTGATCTGGGGCATCGGGCCGGCCGCACAGGCCAGCCTCGAGGGCGCAGGGATTCGTACCTTTGACGACCTTCTGCGCTGGGACAGGCGGGATCTGCATGACCGGTTCGGCGGCATGGGCGAGCGGCTCTACAGCCTTGCCCGCGGCGAGGACGGGCGGCGGATTTCACCCCATAGCCCTGTAAAAACGCTGTCGAACGAGACAACGTTCAATGAAGACACCGGCGATGTGGATATTCTGGATGGCCACCTGTGGCGGATGGCCGAAAAGGTCAGCGCACGCGCCAAAGCGCAGGATAAAGCGGGACGGGTGGTGACGTTGAAGTTGAAAACCTCGGATTTCAAACTGATCTCGAAACGCCAAAGCCTGCGCCATCCGACCCAGATTGCCGACACCATCTATCGCACGGCGCGCGGCTTGTTCGATCAGGTCAGCGGACGCGGGCCATTTCGTCTTCTGGGGGTGGGGCTGTCCGAGATAAGTCCTGCCGCCGAAGCCGACCGCGAAGGTGATTTGCTCGACCCCGGCGCGCAAAAACGGGCCGATGCCGAAAAAGCCGCTGACAGAATCCGTGAGAAGTTTGGCAAGGATGCGATCATCAAAGGACGCGCCCTGCGCTAG
- a CDS encoding NfeD family protein, with product MPLWTEWWVWMSGALILATLEVLIPGYIFLGFAIGAAMMGLLILFGISASGFALTLVIFSVLSLISYLVMRKYFALKTGQVKIWETDVND from the coding sequence ATGCCGCTTTGGACAGAATGGTGGGTGTGGATGTCGGGGGCTTTGATCCTCGCAACACTCGAGGTGTTGATCCCGGGCTATATCTTTCTGGGGTTCGCGATTGGCGCGGCCATGATGGGACTGCTGATCCTCTTCGGGATATCGGCGTCAGGCTTTGCGCTCACGCTGGTCATCTTTTCGGTGCTGTCGCTGATTTCCTATCTGGTGATGCGGAAATACTTCGCGCTGAAGACCGGACAGGTCAAAATCTGGGAAACCGACGTCAACGACTGA
- a CDS encoding D-amino acid dehydrogenase yields MPKVAVLGAGITGVTTAYSLHTRGYDVTVFDRQRYAAMETSFANGGQLSASNAEVWNQWSTVLKGIKWMLQQDAPLSVNPSPSWHKISWMAAFLANIPHYKANTVATARMAVTARAGLAEMADHAGIDFDFTPAGILHFYKTEKDFAHARKVTELLAQGGLARRELSAEETLAKEPTLRGGILGGFWTESDSTGDIHKFTVGLAAWLRRQGVQFEMGHAVDDVAADADGVTVRARTEQRFDAVVVSAGVASRGFAKKLGDRVNVYPVKGYSITVNLPDAQSQAAAPTVSLLDDKAKIVTSRLGRDRFRIAGTAEFNGENRDIRADRVKPLVQWCEAHFPDVSTENVVPWAGLRPMMPNMMPRVGAGRHPRVFYNTGHGHLGWTLSAATSDLVATAVQSRVFAPKSHSMQQHTLKSA; encoded by the coding sequence ATGCCTAAAGTTGCTGTATTGGGCGCCGGAATTACCGGCGTCACCACTGCTTATTCACTTCACACGCGCGGATATGACGTCACCGTGTTTGATCGCCAGCGCTATGCGGCGATGGAAACCAGCTTTGCCAATGGCGGACAGCTCAGCGCGTCAAACGCGGAAGTCTGGAACCAGTGGTCCACGGTTCTGAAGGGTATCAAATGGATGCTGCAACAGGATGCGCCTTTATCGGTGAACCCCAGCCCCAGCTGGCATAAAATTAGCTGGATGGCGGCGTTTCTGGCAAATATTCCGCACTATAAAGCGAACACCGTCGCAACCGCGCGGATGGCGGTGACGGCGCGCGCTGGTCTGGCGGAAATGGCTGATCATGCAGGGATTGATTTTGATTTCACGCCGGCAGGGATCTTGCATTTCTACAAAACCGAGAAAGATTTTGCCCATGCGCGCAAGGTCACGGAATTGTTGGCCCAAGGCGGATTGGCGCGACGCGAATTGAGCGCGGAAGAGACGCTTGCCAAAGAACCGACCTTGCGTGGCGGTATTTTGGGCGGGTTCTGGACCGAGAGCGACAGCACAGGCGATATCCACAAATTCACCGTCGGTCTGGCCGCGTGGCTGCGCCGACAGGGTGTGCAGTTTGAAATGGGCCATGCGGTCGACGATGTTGCGGCCGATGCGGATGGCGTGACTGTGCGGGCGCGGACCGAGCAGCGTTTTGATGCGGTGGTTGTTTCTGCCGGCGTTGCGTCACGCGGTTTTGCAAAGAAACTGGGTGACCGCGTGAATGTTTATCCGGTGAAAGGCTATTCCATCACGGTCAACCTGCCTGATGCGCAATCTCAGGCGGCGGCACCGACGGTTTCGCTGTTGGATGACAAGGCCAAGATCGTCACTTCGCGCTTGGGGCGTGACCGGTTCCGCATTGCGGGGACCGCAGAATTCAATGGCGAAAACCGTGATATCCGTGCGGATCGTGTGAAACCGCTGGTGCAGTGGTGCGAGGCGCACTTCCCCGATGTCAGCACGGAAAACGTCGTGCCTTGGGCAGGGCTGCGCCCGATGATGCCCAACATGATGCCGCGTGTTGGTGCCGGGCGTCATCCGCGTGTTTTCTATAATACCGGGCACGGGCACCTTGGTTGGACCCTTTCGGCGGCAACGTCCGATCTCGTTGCAACTGCGGTACAGTCGCGTGTTTTCGCGCCCAAATCGCACAGTATGCAACAGCATACATTGAAATCAGCATAA
- the pyrF gene encoding orotidine-5'-phosphate decarboxylase yields MSDDRLIVAMDVPNVLEGLELANTLGDAVSFYKIGLGMLTGGGLALANELKQEHGKRIFLDMKFFDIGATVEAAVRGVAQFDLDFLTVHGDPHVVRAAREGAGGSNMKILAVTILTSLDRDDLDASCIKAGAVADLVQERAGTALSNGADGVIASPQEAALIRALPEAEGKLIVTPGVRPAGAALGDQKRVMTPAQAIANGADHVVVGRPIWQAANPKAAAQSILAELASPQAKTPNH; encoded by the coding sequence ATGTCCGATGACCGTTTGATCGTAGCAATGGACGTGCCAAACGTCCTTGAAGGGCTGGAACTGGCCAACACGCTGGGCGATGCTGTAAGTTTTTATAAAATCGGGCTTGGGATGCTGACGGGCGGCGGCTTGGCGCTTGCGAACGAACTCAAGCAGGAACATGGCAAACGCATTTTTCTTGATATGAAATTCTTTGACATCGGCGCGACAGTCGAAGCCGCGGTGCGCGGTGTGGCCCAATTTGATCTGGACTTCCTGACTGTCCATGGCGACCCCCATGTTGTACGCGCAGCGCGTGAAGGGGCTGGCGGGTCCAACATGAAAATCTTGGCCGTAACCATTCTGACATCACTGGACCGCGACGATCTGGATGCATCCTGCATCAAGGCGGGCGCGGTGGCCGATCTGGTGCAGGAACGCGCAGGCACAGCACTTTCAAACGGGGCCGACGGGGTGATCGCATCACCGCAAGAGGCGGCACTGATCCGCGCCCTGCCCGAAGCGGAAGGCAAACTGATCGTCACCCCCGGCGTGCGGCCCGCAGGTGCAGCCCTTGGGGATCAAAAACGGGTCATGACACCGGCGCAGGCCATCGCAAACGGCGCGGACCATGTGGTTGTGGGCCGCCCGATCTGGCAGGCCGCGAACCCAAAGGCCGCAGCACAAAGCATTCTGGCGGAACTGGCATCACCACAAGCAAAAACCCCCAACCACTAG
- a CDS encoding SPFH domain-containing protein — MPIENLLSEFLGQNVLWLLLAVFIIVCIMAGVRIVPQSEKFVVERLGRLRSVLGPGINFIVPFLDRVRHKVSILERQLPSMNQDAITSDNVLVQVETSVFYRIIEPEKTVYRIRDVDGAISTTVAGIVRSEIGRMELDQVQANRSSLIEAVRTQVAQQVDDWGIEVTRAEILDVNLDQATREAMLQQLNAERARRAQVTEAEGKKRAVELQSDAELYAAEQDAKARRILADAEAYATQVVAVAIAENGLEAAQYQVALKQVEALQKLGDGTGSQTVILPANALDAFANAFQMLKGRG; from the coding sequence ATGCCTATTGAGAACCTTTTATCCGAGTTTCTGGGCCAGAATGTGCTGTGGCTTTTGCTGGCAGTGTTCATCATCGTCTGCATTATGGCCGGTGTTCGCATCGTGCCGCAGTCTGAGAAGTTCGTGGTTGAACGTCTTGGTCGTCTGCGTTCAGTGCTTGGCCCCGGGATCAACTTTATTGTCCCGTTTCTGGACCGTGTGCGTCACAAGGTATCCATACTTGAGCGCCAGTTGCCGTCGATGAACCAGGATGCCATCACATCGGACAACGTGCTGGTCCAGGTCGAGACATCGGTTTTTTACCGCATCATCGAGCCTGAAAAGACCGTATACCGGATCCGTGATGTCGATGGTGCGATCTCGACCACTGTGGCCGGTATCGTGCGGTCGGAAATCGGCCGTATGGAACTGGATCAGGTACAGGCGAACCGTTCGAGCCTGATTGAAGCGGTACGGACCCAAGTCGCCCAGCAAGTAGATGACTGGGGTATTGAAGTGACCCGCGCCGAGATTCTCGACGTCAATCTGGATCAGGCAACGCGTGAAGCGATGCTGCAACAGCTGAACGCCGAACGTGCACGTCGCGCGCAGGTGACAGAAGCCGAAGGTAAGAAGCGCGCTGTGGAGCTGCAGTCCGACGCGGAACTTTATGCCGCCGAGCAGGACGCGAAAGCGCGCCGTATTCTGGCGGATGCCGAAGCCTATGCGACGCAGGTGGTTGCCGTGGCGATTGCAGAAAATGGTTTGGAGGCGGCGCAGTATCAGGTGGCCCTCAAGCAGGTTGAAGCCTTGCAAAAGCTGGGTGACGGTACCGGCAGTCAGACTGTTATCCTGCCCGCCAATGCGCTTGATGCCTTTGCCAATGCATTCCAGATGCTGAAAGGACGTGGATAA